In Capricornis sumatraensis isolate serow.1 chromosome 16, serow.2, whole genome shotgun sequence, a genomic segment contains:
- the LOC138093038 gene encoding olfactory receptor 52B4-like: MATPNHTSPSHSLFILLGIPGLEDQHTWISLPFFLSYLVAVLGNILLVFIIMTERSLHEPMYFFLCMLGVADLILSTTTVPKALAIFWFHAGEISLDGCVTQIFFIHATFIAESGILLAMAFDRYVAICDPLRYTTVLSHAVIIRVGLAVVLRSFSVILPDVFLVKRLPFCHSNVLPHTYCEHMAVAKFACADIRVNVWYGLSVLLSTVVVDALLILVSYIFILNAVFRLPSRGARQKALGTCGSHLGVISMFYLPGIFTIIAQRFGHHVPPYIHILLANVCMLAPPMLNPIIYGVKTRQIRECVVSTLSSQWKLC; encoded by the coding sequence atggcaacccccaaCCACACTAGTCCCAGCCATTCACTCTTCATTCTGCTGGGGATCCCTGGCCTGGAAGACCAGCACACATGGATCTCCCTCCCGTTTTTCCTTTCCTACCTTGTTGCTGTCCTAGGAAATATCCTCCTTGTCTTCATCATCATGACTGAACGCAGCCTCCATGagcccatgtacttcttcctctgcATGCTGGGTGTGGCGGACCTTATCCTGTCCACTACCACTGTGCCCAAAGCCCTGGCCATATTCTGGTTCCATGCTGGAGAGATTTCCCTTGATGGTTGTGTCAcccaaatcttctttatccatgccACCTTCATTGCTGAATCAGGAATTCTGTTGGCCATGGCATTTGACCGCTATGTAGCCATCTGTGACCCATTGCGCTATACCACAGTGCTCAGTCATGCAGTAATCATAAGGGTTGGTCTGGCTGTGGTCCTGAGGAGTTTCTCTGTGATCCTTCCAGATGTGTTCCTGGTGAAAAGACTGCCTTTCTGCCATAGCAACGTGCTACCACATACCTACTGTGAGCACATGGCTGTTGCCAAATTTGCTTGTGCTGACATTCGTGTCAATGTCTGGTATGGCTTGTCTGTCCTTCTCTCTACTGTAGTGGTAGATGCCTTGCTCATCTTAGTTTCCTACATCTTCATCCTTAATGCAGTCTTCCGTCTTCCCTCCCGAGGGGCTCGGCAAAAGGCCCTAGGCACATGTGGCTCCCACCTTGGTGTCATTTCCATGTTTTACTTGCCTGGCATTTTTACCATAATTGCCCAGCGGTTTGGGCATCATGTTCCTCCTTATATCCACATTCTGCTGGCAAATGTCTGCATGTTAGCTCCTCCTATGTTAAACCCCATCATTTATGGTGTTAAGACCAGGCAGATTCGAGAATGTGTGGTTAGTACTTTGTCTTCACAGTGGAAACTCTGCTGA